One Brumimicrobium sp. DNA window includes the following coding sequences:
- a CDS encoding TAT-variant-translocated molybdopterin oxidoreductase — protein sequence MGKKYWKGLEELNETSEFLRTKEDEFGQDVVSVEEFLGDEEVAESSTSRRNFLKFLGFSVAAATVAACETPVTKVVPYVNKPVNVTPGVATWYASTYYDGTSYANILVKTREGRPIFIKGNKDAGFNFGGASPVVLASVLSLYNESRLQFAFKGGLGIATADADKEITTELAKIKNKKGKVVLVSNTIASPSTYKAIQEFGNFITGGEATATEDGSDVSTPSNGATFEHIQYDAISYSGIRKANELSFGQAVIPDYDFSKAKTIVSFGADFLSTWLLSSQYAGQYAMRRNPDGDWMSKHYQLESNMSITGSNADVRAMIKPSDEAGILATIIQRLGGNANGISANIADTVDNAIIEEIINRLKDGGGLVVSGSNNAGIQVLVNKINHIIGAYNSIINLNNPILLFASEDEKIIKLAGEVVAGKGPDAIFFYGTNPAYSLPNGAAFAEALANTTLTVSLSGYMDETAMRCQYIMPDSHALESWNDYAPKANELAIAQPTIRPLYDTIGAQESFLVWANKASRAGKDSTVFHDYIKENWKEMGLNGEENFDIFWNKSVHNSIYTKEITAASNPEFNDDAISSSNLPKAGDLEVVFYQKAAIRDGSQAANPWLQEMPDPITKVTWDNYITMNPTEMEKAGYAINIDQEHGASLAKITVGDVSYDLPVFPSPGQAPNTVGVALGYGRGEGGAKIGKAAFQTKEYGGHATDKNGNPIPVGKNAFKWVSTEGNNFEYTATGTVVNANASYAIATTQISRTVMGRNSVIRETTLDIYSSHSRDAYNPEWTMVKLDKNANHVTAPIEEFDLWDAHPIENVGHRWGMTIDLNNCFGCSACLIACQAENNIPVVGKDEVRRGREMHWLRIDRYYASEEEAAIGQRINEADFGYKKAEKPAENPMVIHQPMMCQHCNHAPCETVCPVSATTHSDEGLNQMTYNRCIGTRYCANNCPYKVRRFNWFNYPSYKKFNEVNPAQDEMGRLVLNPDVTIRTRGVMEKCSFCVQRVQEGKLEAKKAGRPVKDGDVTTACQDACPTNAIIVGDWNDPNSAVRKISDHKRSYQALAEIGTKPNVWYQTKVRNNENDVLAGIQAKKDHQDH from the coding sequence ATGGGCAAAAAATATTGGAAAGGTCTTGAAGAACTAAATGAAACATCAGAGTTCTTAAGAACAAAAGAAGATGAGTTTGGTCAAGATGTAGTTTCTGTTGAAGAGTTTTTAGGAGATGAGGAAGTAGCAGAATCTTCTACATCTAGAAGAAACTTCTTAAAATTCTTAGGTTTTAGTGTCGCAGCAGCAACTGTCGCAGCTTGTGAGACTCCGGTAACTAAAGTTGTACCTTATGTAAATAAACCTGTAAATGTTACACCAGGTGTTGCTACTTGGTATGCTTCTACCTATTATGATGGAACAAGCTATGCAAACATTTTAGTAAAGACAAGAGAAGGGCGCCCTATCTTTATTAAAGGGAATAAAGATGCTGGATTTAACTTTGGAGGAGCTTCTCCAGTTGTTTTAGCTTCTGTTCTCTCATTATATAATGAATCAAGACTTCAATTTGCATTTAAAGGTGGATTAGGAATCGCAACTGCAGATGCAGATAAAGAAATTACTACTGAATTAGCTAAAATTAAAAATAAGAAAGGAAAAGTTGTTTTAGTATCTAATACTATTGCATCTCCATCTACATATAAAGCAATCCAAGAATTTGGAAACTTTATCACAGGTGGTGAAGCAACTGCAACTGAAGATGGATCTGACGTATCTACACCTTCAAACGGAGCAACATTTGAACATATTCAATATGATGCCATTTCCTACTCAGGAATCAGAAAAGCAAACGAATTATCATTTGGACAAGCTGTAATCCCTGATTATGATTTCTCAAAAGCTAAAACAATTGTAAGTTTTGGCGCTGATTTCTTAAGTACATGGTTATTATCTTCACAATATGCAGGACAATATGCAATGAGACGTAATCCTGATGGAGATTGGATGAGCAAGCATTATCAATTAGAGTCAAATATGTCTATTACTGGTTCTAATGCAGATGTACGTGCAATGATTAAACCTTCAGACGAGGCTGGAATTTTAGCCACTATCATCCAAAGATTAGGTGGAAATGCAAACGGTATCTCTGCAAATATTGCTGATACTGTAGATAATGCTATTATTGAAGAAATTATTAACAGATTAAAAGACGGAGGTGGTTTAGTTGTATCTGGTTCTAATAATGCTGGAATTCAAGTTTTAGTAAATAAAATTAATCACATCATAGGAGCATATAACTCAATTATCAACCTAAACAATCCTATATTGTTGTTTGCTTCAGAGGACGAAAAGATAATAAAATTAGCAGGAGAAGTAGTTGCAGGAAAAGGTCCTGATGCTATTTTCTTCTATGGTACCAATCCTGCATATTCACTTCCTAATGGAGCAGCATTTGCAGAAGCATTGGCTAATACAACCTTAACTGTTTCGTTATCTGGATATATGGATGAAACAGCAATGCGTTGTCAATATATCATGCCTGATAGCCATGCATTGGAATCTTGGAATGATTATGCACCAAAAGCAAATGAATTAGCAATAGCTCAACCAACTATTCGTCCATTATACGATACAATTGGAGCACAAGAATCTTTTTTGGTATGGGCTAATAAAGCTAGCAGAGCTGGAAAAGACAGTACTGTATTCCATGACTATATAAAAGAAAATTGGAAAGAGATGGGGTTAAATGGAGAAGAAAATTTTGATATTTTCTGGAATAAATCTGTACATAATTCCATTTATACAAAAGAAATTACAGCTGCTAGCAATCCAGAATTTAATGATGACGCTATAAGTTCATCTAATCTTCCAAAAGCTGGAGATTTAGAAGTAGTATTCTACCAAAAAGCTGCAATAAGAGATGGTTCTCAAGCAGCAAACCCTTGGTTACAAGAAATGCCAGACCCAATTACAAAAGTAACTTGGGATAACTATATTACCATGAACCCAACAGAAATGGAAAAAGCAGGATATGCTATTAACATTGATCAGGAACATGGAGCTAGTTTGGCTAAAATTACAGTAGGTGATGTATCTTATGATTTACCCGTATTCCCTTCACCAGGACAAGCGCCAAACACTGTTGGTGTTGCCCTAGGTTATGGACGTGGTGAAGGAGGTGCTAAAATCGGAAAGGCTGCCTTCCAAACAAAAGAATATGGAGGTCACGCTACCGATAAAAATGGTAACCCAATTCCTGTTGGTAAAAATGCATTTAAATGGGTTTCTACTGAAGGAAATAATTTTGAGTATACTGCTACAGGTACAGTAGTAAACGCAAATGCTTCATACGCAATTGCAACTACTCAGATTTCAAGAACCGTTATGGGAAGAAATTCTGTAATCAGAGAAACAACTTTAGATATTTATAGTTCACACTCAAGAGATGCATACAATCCAGAGTGGACTATGGTTAAATTGGACAAAAATGCTAATCACGTAACTGCTCCTATTGAGGAGTTCGATTTATGGGATGCGCATCCAATTGAAAATGTTGGTCACCGTTGGGGAATGACAATTGACCTAAACAACTGTTTCGGATGTAGTGCATGTCTAATTGCTTGTCAGGCTGAAAACAACATTCCAGTTGTTGGAAAAGATGAAGTGAGAAGAGGACGTGAAATGCACTGGTTGAGAATTGACCGCTATTATGCTTCTGAAGAAGAGGCTGCTATAGGTCAAAGAATAAATGAAGCTGACTTTGGATATAAGAAAGCTGAGAAACCAGCAGAAAATCCAATGGTTATTCACCAACCTATGATGTGTCAGCATTGTAATCATGCACCATGTGAAACAGTATGTCCAGTTTCTGCAACCACTCACTCTGATGAAGGCTTAAACCAAATGACATATAACCGTTGTATTGGTACACGTTATTGTGCGAACAACTGTCCTTATAAAGTAAGAAGATTTAACTGGTTCAATTATCCTTCTTATAAGAAATTTAACGAAGTTAACCCTGCTCAAGATGAAATGGGAAGATTAGTGCTTAACCCAGATGTAACTATCAGAACAAGAGGTGTCATGGAAAAATGTTCATTCTGTGTTCAAAGAGTACAAGAAGGTAAGTTAGAAGCTAAGAAGGCTGGAAGACCAGTAAAAGATGGAGATGTAACTACAGCTTGTCAAGATGCTTGTCCTACAAATGCAATCATAGTAGGAGACTGGAATGATCCAAACTCTGCAGTTAGAAAAATTTCAGATCATAAACGTTCATATCAAGCATTAGCTGAAATAGGAACCAAACCAAATGTATGGTATCAAACAAAAGTACGTAATAACGAGAATGATGTATTAGCTGGAATACAAGCAAAAAAAGATCATCAAGATCATTAA
- a CDS encoding DUF1858 domain-containing protein, with protein sequence MKIDGNTKISKIIKENSEAIEVIASLNHHFTKLRNPILRRVLAPRVNVREAAKIGKVTPELMLEKLAEIGFEVDYAANNTVETTIDTSAEQAVFIGKMEVVAIDVRPYLDRNEDPLLLLQNELKKLSDNQLLEVIINFEPIPLIHLQEKKGYKTLTIIDDEGVYHTYFKAGEKVEASSNANPEELYQKVSTEEYEKLLADFPGEIITLDVRMLEMPGPMIAVLEAVENLQDNQAIKVFHKKIPQHLLPELQPKKLKVYIDYIEEGNVMIFIKK encoded by the coding sequence ATGAAGATAGACGGGAATACGAAGATTTCAAAAATAATTAAAGAAAATAGTGAGGCAATTGAAGTAATTGCCTCACTAAATCATCATTTTACTAAATTAAGAAATCCCATATTAAGAAGAGTGCTTGCTCCTCGTGTTAATGTGCGTGAGGCTGCTAAAATTGGCAAAGTTACTCCTGAATTGATGTTGGAAAAATTAGCCGAAATCGGATTTGAGGTTGATTATGCCGCTAACAATACAGTCGAAACTACCATAGATACTTCTGCAGAACAGGCTGTATTTATTGGAAAGATGGAAGTTGTTGCCATCGATGTTCGTCCCTACCTAGATCGCAACGAAGATCCTCTACTTCTACTTCAAAATGAATTGAAAAAACTATCTGATAATCAATTGTTGGAAGTAATTATCAATTTTGAACCCATTCCTTTAATCCATTTGCAAGAAAAGAAAGGGTATAAAACGCTTACTATCATTGATGACGAAGGCGTTTATCATACTTATTTCAAAGCAGGTGAGAAAGTTGAAGCAAGTTCGAATGCCAATCCAGAGGAACTCTACCAAAAAGTGAGTACCGAAGAGTACGAAAAATTACTGGCAGATTTCCCCGGTGAAATTATAACTCTTGACGTGCGCATGCTAGAAATGCCTGGTCCCATGATTGCCGTATTGGAAGCGGTAGAGAATCTGCAAGACAACCAAGCAATTAAAGTGTTTCATAAAAAGATTCCGCAACACCTACTACCTGAACTACAACCTAAAAAACTGAAGGTATATATTGATTATATCGAAGAAGGGAATGTGATGATTTTTATAAAAAAATAA
- the nrfD gene encoding polysulfide reductase NrfD: MHKEAAIREPLILGHKSYKDISDDICGPIEGKAPKTWYVLFTIASIIALYGIGAILYLLGTGIGTWGLNKTINWAWDITNFVWWVGIGHAGTLISAVLLLFRQKWRMAINRSAEAMTIFAVFMAALFPLIHMGRLWVGYWVVPLPNHFGSLWPNFNSALLWDVFAISTYLSVSLVFWYIGLIPDFATIRDRAKKPVAKKMYSILSFGWSGKAKHWQRFETVSLVLAGLATPLVFSVHSIVSMDFATSIVPGWHSTIYPPYFVAGAVFSGFAMVTTLMLIVRKAFHLEAYITKKHMDYIGIVMVVTGGIVAVAYATEFFVGWYTGVEYEAYTYMSYGAATGKYWWAFWLLILCNVMIPGLNWFRKVRTNFVAAWIISIFVNIGMWFERFDIIVICLHQDFLPSSWRMFYPSHIDIAIYVGTLGIFSVFYLLFARYFPVLPIAEVKTILKSSGESFKDGKATSGAYSLEEQHLAKAVSHDSHSHNDQSEQTNEEHN; encoded by the coding sequence ATGCATAAAGAAGCGGCAATTAGAGAACCCCTCATTTTAGGTCACAAATCCTACAAAGATATTTCGGATGACATTTGTGGACCAATAGAAGGAAAAGCACCTAAGACATGGTATGTTTTATTTACCATTGCGTCTATTATAGCACTATACGGAATAGGAGCTATTTTGTATCTGCTTGGAACAGGTATTGGTACTTGGGGATTAAATAAAACTATTAACTGGGCTTGGGATATTACCAACTTCGTATGGTGGGTCGGAATTGGACACGCTGGTACATTAATTTCAGCCGTATTGTTATTATTCCGTCAAAAATGGAGAATGGCGATTAATAGATCTGCAGAGGCAATGACAATTTTTGCTGTATTTATGGCAGCTTTATTCCCATTAATTCACATGGGTCGTCTATGGGTAGGATATTGGGTTGTTCCACTTCCAAATCATTTTGGTTCATTGTGGCCTAACTTTAACTCTGCACTACTTTGGGACGTATTTGCAATCTCAACATATCTTTCTGTATCATTAGTGTTCTGGTACATTGGATTAATTCCTGACTTTGCTACTATCCGAGATAGAGCAAAGAAACCAGTTGCAAAGAAAATGTATTCAATACTATCTTTTGGATGGTCTGGGAAAGCAAAACACTGGCAAAGATTTGAAACTGTATCATTAGTTCTTGCAGGTTTAGCAACACCACTTGTATTCTCAGTTCACTCAATTGTATCAATGGACTTTGCTACATCAATTGTTCCAGGTTGGCACTCAACTATTTACCCGCCTTACTTCGTTGCAGGTGCGGTATTCTCAGGATTTGCAATGGTAACCACATTGATGTTAATTGTACGTAAGGCTTTCCATTTAGAGGCATATATCACTAAAAAACATATGGATTACATCGGTATCGTAATGGTAGTAACAGGTGGTATCGTAGCTGTTGCTTATGCTACTGAATTTTTCGTAGGATGGTACACAGGTGTAGAATATGAAGCTTATACATATATGTCATATGGAGCTGCAACTGGAAAATACTGGTGGGCATTCTGGTTATTAATTTTATGTAACGTAATGATACCAGGTTTAAATTGGTTTAGAAAAGTAAGAACCAATTTCGTAGCTGCTTGGATTATCTCAATTTTTGTAAATATAGGTATGTGGTTTGAACGTTTTGATATCATTGTAATTTGTTTACATCAAGACTTCCTACCATCTAGCTGGAGAATGTTCTATCCTTCTCACATAGATATTGCTATTTATGTTGGAACATTAGGAATTTTCTCTGTATTCTACCTTTTATTTGCTCGTTACTTCCCAGTTTTACCAATAGCAGAAGTAAAAACTATATTGAAATCTTCTGGAGAATCATTTAAAGATGGAAAGGCTACTTCAGGTGCATATTCATTGGAAGAACAACATTTAGCAAAAGCAGTTAGTCACGATAGTCATTCTCATAATGACCAATCAGAACAAACAAACGAAGAACATAATTAA
- a CDS encoding c-type cytochrome has translation MFNKVNKVIIALFGMLFFVASYSVRAQDSGQEIFDAKCATCHTPHKDMTGPKLFNVRQKWEAGGAKAGSLHTWVRNWQEAVATDPYAKSVADWSPSTMNKFPELTDEDIDAIFDYVDAQPVPGAGGPAAGGEGAGEVVVTRSTNWVWYILAGVFLIIIFSAGALRRDLEETDGEEKITFGSKAWVFKNRKGLLLGGAVVTLALITWGFLGLYGIGVYEAYQPTQPIAFPHDIHAGLDKIDCKYCHNSADKSRTAGIPTTNVCMNCHKQITGTDAQVAKIQKIYESAGFNPEGGGTYSGETKNIVWNKVHVLPDHVFFSHQQHVTVGGIDCKQCHGDMTKQNETARIVPVEELNKIEGNVQLTKPTLTMGWCIECHDKKEISQGPLEGKGGYYDEIHKRLLENDPKLYEDYLKDDKVTVRELGGWECSKCHY, from the coding sequence ATGTTTAACAAGGTAAATAAAGTAATAATTGCGTTATTTGGGATGCTGTTTTTTGTAGCATCTTATTCTGTTAGAGCGCAAGACAGCGGACAAGAAATTTTTGATGCAAAATGTGCTACTTGTCACACTCCTCATAAAGATATGACTGGACCGAAACTATTTAACGTTCGTCAGAAATGGGAAGCAGGAGGGGCAAAAGCAGGGTCTTTACACACTTGGGTAAGAAACTGGCAAGAAGCTGTTGCAACCGATCCTTATGCGAAATCAGTAGCAGATTGGTCTCCATCTACCATGAATAAATTCCCGGAATTAACCGATGAAGATATTGATGCTATCTTTGATTATGTAGATGCACAACCTGTACCTGGTGCTGGTGGGCCTGCGGCTGGTGGAGAAGGTGCCGGAGAAGTAGTTGTTACTAGAAGCACAAACTGGGTATGGTATATCTTAGCTGGTGTGTTTTTAATCATTATTTTCTCCGCTGGAGCGCTAAGAAGAGATTTGGAAGAAACAGACGGTGAAGAAAAAATTACTTTTGGTTCAAAAGCATGGGTTTTCAAAAATCGTAAAGGACTTTTATTGGGTGGTGCAGTTGTGACACTTGCTCTAATCACATGGGGATTCCTAGGTTTATATGGAATTGGAGTTTACGAGGCATACCAACCGACTCAACCAATTGCATTTCCACACGATATTCATGCGGGATTAGATAAAATTGATTGTAAATACTGTCATAATTCAGCAGACAAGTCAAGAACTGCAGGAATTCCAACAACCAACGTGTGTATGAACTGTCACAAACAAATTACAGGAACAGACGCACAGGTGGCTAAAATTCAGAAAATTTATGAATCAGCTGGATTTAACCCAGAAGGTGGAGGCACTTATAGCGGAGAAACTAAAAACATTGTTTGGAATAAGGTACACGTTCTTCCAGACCACGTATTCTTTAGTCACCAACAACACGTAACAGTAGGTGGTATAGACTGTAAGCAATGTCATGGTGATATGACTAAGCAAAATGAAACAGCGCGTATCGTTCCTGTAGAAGAATTAAATAAAATTGAAGGAAACGTACAATTAACAAAACCAACCTTAACTATGGGATGGTGTATTGAATGTCACGATAAAAAAGAAATCTCTCAAGGTCCTCTTGAAGGAAAGGGTGGATATTATGATGAAATTCATAAGCGTTTACTTGAAAATGATCCAAAATTATATGAGGATTACTTAAAAGATGATAAAGTGACTGTAAGAGAATTAGGTGGTTGGGAGTGTTCTAAATGCCACTATTAA
- a CDS encoding metal-sulfur cluster assembly factor, with the protein MTQEEIDKLNDMAIYEELRAVIDPELFVNIVDLGLIYGLELTKEPFPKVHIDLTLTSRGCPMGDTIMQDIRETCGRCFPGMEVDIELVWEPAWCMDFVTEQGKLELSGGY; encoded by the coding sequence ATGACACAGGAAGAAATAGACAAATTAAATGACATGGCTATTTACGAAGAATTAAGAGCCGTTATCGACCCTGAATTATTTGTAAACATCGTGGATCTTGGATTAATTTATGGATTAGAGTTAACCAAAGAACCTTTCCCTAAAGTACATATCGATTTAACACTAACTTCTCGCGGTTGTCCAATGGGTGATACAATCATGCAAGATATTCGTGAAACATGTGGACGTTGTTTCCCTGGGATGGAAGTAGATATTGAATTAGTCTGGGAACCCGCTTGGTGCATGGATTTTGTGACCGAACAAGGAAAATTAGAATTAAGTGGTGGGTATTAA